From one Macaca nemestrina isolate mMacNem1 chromosome 5, mMacNem.hap1, whole genome shotgun sequence genomic stretch:
- the LOC139363248 gene encoding large ribosomal subunit protein uL3-like, with product LWRRHPWWLWALWATWKPLVARAGQKGYHHCTEISKNIYKIGQGYLIKDDKLIKNNASTDYDLSDKSINPLGGFVHYGEVTNDFVMLKSCVVGTKKRVLTLRKSLLVETKWRALEKIDLKFIDTTSKFGHGRFQTMEEKKAFIGPLKKDQIAKKEGA from the coding sequence TTGTGGAGACGCCACCCATGGTGGTTGTGGGCATTGTGGGCTACGTGGAAACCCCTCGTGGCACGCGCTGGGCAGAAAGGCTACCATCACTGCACTGAGATCAGCAAGAACATCTATAAGATTGGCCAGGGCTACCTTATCAAGGATGACAAGCTGATCAAGAACAATGCCTCCACTGACTATGACCTGTCTGACAAGAGCATCAACCCTCTGGGTGGCTTTGTCCACTATGGTGAAGTGACCAATGACTTTGTCATGCTGAAAAGCTGTGTGGTGGGAACTAAGAAGCGGGTGCTTACCCTCCGCAAGTCCTTGCTGGTGGAGACGAAGTGGCGAGCTCTGGAGAAGATTGACCTTAAGTTCATTGACACCACCTCCAAGTTTGGCCATGGCCGCTTCCAGACCATGGAGGAGAAGAAAGCATTCATAGGACCACTCAAGAAAGACCAAATTGCAAAGAAAGAAGGAGCTTAA